The genomic interval CTCCTGAAGATAGGGAAATCGCTGACTCAATATAAAAATTGCATTGAAGAATAGCCCCAGTGTAAATTTACTGTTTCTTGACTGAGCTTATTTCTAATTTCAGTCAGAGAACGGGAGAATATGAAAGACAGGCTTACAAGAATCCGAAATTTTTCAATCATTGCTCATATCGATCATGGAAAATCCACACTTGCTGATAGGATTTTAGAGATTGCTCTGGTAACGAATGACCGAACCAAGAAAAATCAGATTCTTGATTCGATGGATATTGAAAGGGAAAGAGGTATTACCATCAAAGCTAATAATGCCTCTTTTGAATTTAAATCCAGAGATGGGGAAACCTATCTTTTCAATCTGATTGATACTCCGGGGCACGTAGACTTTAACTACGAAGTTTCCCGCTCCCTGAAAGCCTGTGAGGGAGTCTTGCTGATTGTAGATGCGAGCCAGGGGGTAGAAGCCCAGACTCTTGCGAATCTCTATCTGGCAATGGAATTAGATTTGAAAATCATTCCTGTTATTAATAAAATTGATCTGCCCAGTGCGGATGTTCCCAAAGCCAAAAAACTGATAGAAGATACCCTCGGTCTGGATCCGGAAGAAGCTATACCGATTTCTGCTAAAACCGGAGAAAATGTGATGGAAGTTTTAGAAGCTATTGTACAGCACATTCCTCCACCCAAAGGTAATACGGAAGCTCCCTTGAAAGCCCTGGTGTATGATTCATTTTTTGATAATTATATGGGGGTGGTGACAAAGGTTCGAATTTTCGACGGGAAAATTAAAAAAGGTGATAGAATCATCTTTATGAGTAATGATAAAGATTTTATTGTTACGGAAACCGGGATTAACCGTATTGTTTTAACGACAACACCGGAACTCTGCGCCGGAGATGTGGGCTATGTTGTAGCCGGCATTAAAAAAGTATCCGATGCCAGAACGGGAGATACTATAACTGCTTATAGTAAGAAAACCTCCGAGCCGGTAAAAGGTTTTAAGGATGTGAAGCCCATGGTTTTCTCCGGTCTCTTTCCTATTTATGGAGAGCAATTCGATGAACTGGCCGAAGCGATTGAGAAATTAAAACTGAATGATGCCGCCCTCGTTTTTGAAAAGGAGAACTCTACGGCTCTCGGATTTGGTTTTCGTGTGGGATATTTAGGTCTTCTTCACATGGAGATAGTGCAGGAACGATTGGAGAGAGAATTTAATCTGGATCTATTAACCACAGCACCTTCCGTGAAATACCGTCTCACTGCTAAAACCGGTGAAGTTTATGAAATTGATAACCCTTCTAAATTTCCCGATCCTTTTACTTTAGAAGTTACCGAAGAACCATTTGTAAAAGCTACGATTATTTCCCCGGTTCGATATGTAGGCAATATCATGTCTCTGGTTGTAGAAAAACGTGGATTCCAGGGAGAAACAGTATATCTGGATGAAGACAAGGTGCAGTTGACCTATGAGATTCCCCTCGCTGAGCTAATATTTGAATTTTTCGATAAACTAAAGTCTTATACACAGGGTTATGCTTCGCTCGACTATGAACCTATAGGATACAGACAATCTAAACTGGTGAAACTTGATATACTGGTTAATTCTGAACCGGTAGATGCACTTTCTATTATCGTGCATAGAACCAAGGCAGAGCAGAGAGGACGTTCTATCATAGAAAAACTAAAAGACCTTATTCCCCGTCATCAATTTGTTATTCCTATACAGGCTGCGATTGGTGGTAAAATTATTGCCCGTGAGAATATTTCTGCCATTCGGAAAAATGTGACCGCCAAGTGTTATGGTGGTGATATTACCCGTAAGAAAAAACTTTTAGAGAAGCAAAAAGAGGGAAAGAAAAGAATGAAACAATTTGGTTCTGTTGAAATTCCCCAGGAAGCTTTTTTAGCCGTTCTAAAAGCTGATTAACACTATCTTGAACTTCTATGAAAAAGTAATCTCTTCGGTATATAATACACCAATAGAAGAGTTTACTCTTTCAGAAGGTTTTAAGCTTTCTGTAAAAAGAGACGACTATTCCTTTGCTTCTTTTGGAAGCAAAATGAGAAAGTTTGAAGGTTTAAGAAAAAGACTCAAACAGGAAAATATACATACGGTTTTCTTATACGGAAACCCGCATTCCAATTACCTCGCCACTTTTACTTATTTATTCTACCTTTCCGGATTTAAAACCTATTTGGCTTCTTATAGTAGGGACTCCGGTTTGATAACACCAAATAGTCTTCTTGTTAGAAAATATGCGAGCCAATATTATCCCTGTCAAACACCGTTTGAGCTATTAAAAATCAGGGATTCTCATGTCGGAGAAAATTTCATTTTAGACGAATTTGGAATGCATGAAGGTAGTCTGGAAGGTCTAAAAAGTATATGGTCAGAAATGGACAGTGAAATAGAAGAGGGAAGTCTTATCGTTTTAGATGTGGGTTCCGGTCTTACTGCCCTGTCCTGTTTGATGTATCCCTTTCAAAACCAACCGGAAATTTTGGGAGTATCAATCGGTTACCCGGTAGATAAGATGAAAGAATACCTGTTAACGATTTGTGAAAAGTTTGAATTACAAGATAAAGTAATCGAAAGACTAAGCTTGATACCGGCCAGTATTTCTCCCGGCTATGCCAATGTAAATCGGAAACTAAAAGATTTTATTAAAGAAACGTATACCCGGTATAAGTTTCCTTTGGAACCTATTTACTCTGCAAAAACCATATATAGTTTGCTGGAATATAGAAAGCAGATAAGCAAAAACATCAGGAAAGTATATTATTTACATCAGGGTGGATTTCTTAACCACATCTCCTTATTGTAAGCTATTAGAAGACTCCGAAACCACAGAGATATCTCTCTTAACCCCACACTTAAGTGTGGGGTTAAGAGAGAACCTGCGGAAATTCTATAAGCTTCTCCCTCTTCTTTGAAACAATACAACAAAGAGACTTTTTTAGGAAGTCTTATTTATAGGGATAATTTACGGAATTTTTAGCTAAAAACTAAAAATATACTTGCCATAAATCAAAAATAAGGGTATAGAAATTAGTCTTATATGAAGCTTTTACCCTTTCTTAACATTGCAGGCTCTGATTTCGCTCCGCCGAAGAGGTTTTTCTTGTTTCATGAGACTCTTCCCTTTTCTCATATCGATAAGGGTCTGGATGGAAACAAGCTACGGGCTTCTATTTCCCATATTCAGGATAGTTTTATCCAGCAGGTGATTCTTTTTTACCCTGAAGGAAAAAAGAATGTAAGCTACAATCAAAACATACAACTTCTCATAAAAGAATTAGAAAGGATGCAAATTCGCTATAAATTTGTATCGAGTAGCTTTATTCTTCAGAAAAAATTTAGATATTATGCCGGGTTTAAAAAATATTTTTTAAATATATTGGAGAATGGAAACTGTCTTATCTGGTATCCTTCTTTGATTGAGAAAGATATGTGTAGTTTTTTCGCTTCTCTCTTAGCTTCGAGAAAGGATAGGGAATTAAATGCTTTGCAGTGCCTGCAATTGGTAAGGGGAAATTATGGAAGTGTTGAAGAAGAAAAATTGGTGAATGAATACATTTACTATTTAAAACCGGATACGAAACCTTCTTCTGAAATACTAAAAGAAGAACTTATAGATGTAAAGCAACTCAGCGACAGAACCCATATTGTTGATGAAAATCCTATTTCTGAAAAAATACAGACTTTTAAACCCTCAAAGCTATCAATTCGGGTAAAACTATTATCTATTATTTCTGCAATTTTATCGACGAGTCTTCTCATCATAATCATTCTCGCTACTTTTTTATTCAAGAATAATAGTGAAATTCTAATACAGGAATATAACTTAAGTCTTGCCAGGTTAACCGGTTTACAGGTAGAAACAGGTTTGCATAATACTCTCGATAGAACGGAAGCTTTAATCTCTTTATTGGCAGATGTGAATTTTCGAACGAAAGAATCAGAAAAACTGGTTGCAAGGTTCTATCAACGCTATCCCAACTATATCTATTTGTCTATCTGGAATCCTGCTATTGGATTAGAAAAAAGACAGGTATTTTATAGTAATTTAATCATAAAACAGGACCTGGAAAGAATCAAGAAGAATGAAGCCATGATATACAAGGAAAATTCCGGTATGATCGAAAGGGCCTTACAGGGAGAAAAAGTCCTGGTGAATGTTTCACCACTTTTGGAAAGTCCCATACTGGCTTTATTTATGCCTTACAGGAACAATATAGTTCTTTTATTAATTGATTCTAAAGAAATTACTGATATTTTTCGTTCTTCTTTAAAAACTGAGATGTTTGAATTATCTCTTTTAAGTCCTGAAGGAAATATTCTCGCCCATTCTAATGCAGCAGAAGTCTTAGCAGCAGCAAATAAACAGGATAAGCCTATTGTTCAGAATATGATGCAGAGCGGAGCGAATAATGGTTCTCAAAAATACACTTATTCCGGTGTAGAATACCTCGGTTCCTTTTATATATTAAAATTTTCTCAACTCGGAGTTATTTCCAGTATAAGATCGGATAAGGTCTTTGAAGCCGTTTATAAAATACAAAGACAGAACTTCATTATTACTATCATTGTCTTAACCCTATCCTTCTTGATTATCTACTTCTTTGCTAAAACCATTACGATTCCTATTATACGCCTGGTAGATGCAACAGAAGAAATTGAGAAAGAAAACTTTCAGGTTTCTATACAACCCAGTTCCAGGGATGAAATTGGAGTTCTCACCCATGCTTTTTCTAAGATGGCAAAGGGTCTCGCCGAAAGAGAAAAAATTAAAAATACCTTCGGTAAGTTTGTGAATAAGGAAATTGCAGAGCAGGCTTTACATGGAGAAATACGATTGGGTGGAACAAAGAAGATTTGTGCCGTCTTATTTTCTGACCTGCGCGGCTTCACAGCGATGTCAGAAGGCTTAAAGCCGGAAGAGGTGGTGCAATATTTGAATGAGTATTTTACCGAAATGGTGGAGTGTGTATATCATACAAAAGGAATCGTAGATAAATTTATCGGGGATGCAATTATGGCTCACTGGGGAGCTTTATATTCCGATAAGAACGACACTTTGAATGCAGTAACGGCCTCTCTTATGATGAGAAAAGCCCTGATTGACTTTAATAAGAAGTCAGAAGCCAGCAGAAGACCTTACTTACGCTTCGGTTGTGGTATTAATACGGGTCCCTTAATTGCCGGACAAATTGGTTCTGAAAAGAAATTAGAATATACGGTTATTGGAGACACGGTAAATCTTGCTTCAAGGATCGAATACTTAAACAAGGAGTTCGGAACCGATATTTTGATTTCCGAGAATGCCTATGAACAGGTAAAAGACTATTTTCACTTTGTAGAGATGGATCCAATAAAAATTAGGGGAAAATCTAAACTACAGGCCACTTATGCTGTTCTTGGGTTTAAAGAGGATATGAGTGCACCTGCTAACCTTCAAGAATTAAGGAAGCTTCTCGGAATTCCTGATACGGGGGTTTAACATGAAAACCTGGAATAAAACTGATAGCATTGTTCTGAGTATCTGTTTGCTAATTTTAGGAATTGCTTTTTACTTTTTGTATCTTGAAAGTAGGCCGGGCGATAGAAGGCAAGGAAAAGTTGTTGGAGAGATAAGTTTTAAGTATAGAGTCGCCCAGAGAAAACTGTCCAACAGTATGATCTGGAATGATGTAGAGCAAAACTTTCCGGCCTATAATTATGACTCGATTCGAACAGATAAGAAATCAGAAGCCATTATTCGTATAAAAGATAAAACTACTAAAATTGAATTAGATCCGAATAGTATGTTTCTCATCATTGTGGAAGATGATAGGGTTATTTTTGATTTAAAACAGGGTTCCTTTTATATTAAGAATACGGGAAAGAATCGGGTAGAAAAGCTTTCTGTGCGCACGGGAGATTATCTTGGAAATTTACAGGAAGGAGAGTTCAGAATCCATCATAACGAAGAACGAACTATCTTTCATGCTTTGCAGGGAATCCTTGAGTTTTTTATAGACGGTCAAAAAGGTACGGTTCAAAAGGGAGAAACTTATGAAATTCGAAATAAGCAAATTAGCAAACTTGAACATTCGATTGAGCTAAAGATTCCTTTTGATAATGCCAGATTTTTCTATGATAATAACTCACAAGAAGTTTCTTTTTCCTGGAATGCCGGAAATGCCGATCAGGAATGTGTTTTTATTCTATCGGAAGATAGGGATTTTTCTAAGATAATTCATAAAGAAATAAGTAAGAATACAAGTTTTCGAGTGAGTTTGACTGAAGGAATCTACTATTGGAAAGTAATCTATAAGGATGGCGGACAGGGAAGTATGGTTCACAAACTCAGGTTAATTCAAAAACCTGTAGTTGAGCTTCTTTCTCCAAAGAACAAGGAAAAGTTCTTCTTTTTTGAGGATAAAGCTTCGGTATATTTTCACTGGTTACCTTCAAAACTTTATACATATCATATTTTAGAAATATCTAAGAATATAAATTTTGATATTATCGAAAAGAAAGTGAAATTAGAGCGTGATTCTATTCGCATTTTTTTATCTGAAGGAGAATATTTTTGGCGTTTAAATAGCTATGGAAACTTTAAAGAAATAGAAACAAAAAGTGGAATACAAAATTTTCAAGTAATTCAACAAAAACCTTATAAACCTATCCTGCTTTCTCCCGCTCAAAATGCTTTCATTCAACAGGAAAAGATAAAGAAAGGTTTGCAATTTATCTGGAAAACACCCGGTAATACCGGGCATTATAATTTCTATCTTTCTTCTGATGCTTCGTTTAATTCTCTTATATTTAAAGAAGAAAATATAAAAACTAATTACATAAAATACCAGGGAAAATTGGAAGAAGGAGTCTATTACTGGAAAGTAAAGCTTCAAACCCAGGAAGCACCGGAAGCCAGCACTCAGTTTTCTGTATTTACAGAAAAAGAAAAATGGCAAGAAGAGAAAAATGAAAGTAGAAAAATCTCTTATAAGAAAAGATTAAAGAATTTATCGCTCAAAGCAAATAAAGAAGTATTTCCTACATCTAACACAAATACTCAATTTCCAGTCCGGGAACCCTTTCCCGCTGCTTCTAAAGAAGTAGAAGTTGTTAAAAAAGAAATAAGGAAGAACCAAAAACCACTGATAATTTATCCAAAACATAAAAGCACGGTAGACATGAATAATATGGAAACCTTACCTTTACGCTGGACAATGGATAAAGAAGTCAAACTCTATAAGGTCAAACTATATCAATTAAAAGGTGGAAAGAAAGTTATATTTCAAAAAGAAATTAAGTCTAATACTGTAAATATTACTGATTTAAGTATACTCGATGTAGGTGAGTTTCTTTTTGAGTTAAGCGCTGTTTTTGAAAATGAAGAGCAAAGTTCTGAAAGTATATTTAAAATAAGCTTAAATGAACAACCTGAAGCTCCTTCCGGTGTAAATTCAGGAAAGAAAAGTCAGTAAGTGTCGAGTACATAAGGATATTCTTATGAAATTGCTGGCTTGTGGTATTATAACAGCCTTATTAATGTTGAGTCCCCTGTTTCCACAGGAAGGGAAGTTATATACGTATTATATAGAGTGGCAGGAAGTAAAGGGGAGTAAGGGTTATTATATAGAAATACAGGATGAGAAATCTCAAACCGAGTTTTTAAAACAGAAGTTAAAGACGCATTATTATGAATTTAAAATACCCGGCGGGAAATACAAATTTAGGATTGCTTCTTTAAATAAATTTGGAAAGCCATCTTCTTATACCTCCTGGAACTCCTTTTTGGTGGATAAGGATAAAACAAGAAAAGAAACAAAGAGAAAAGAGGAAGAAGAGAAAGCAAAACAAGAACTTAAGAAAGCTGAAGAAAAAAAGAAAGAAACAATAGAAGAAAAAAAGGAAATCAAGTTACCTGAAACTAAAACGAAAAACTCAGGTTTTCAGTGGCAAAAACTAATACCCGGACTTCCTCAATACAGGAGAGGAGATACCTTGCAGTCCATGTTTTATCCGATTTTCTTTTCAGCTATCAGTCTTGCTGCTTATTCTGAATACCGAAAGGGTAATGCGCTGGCCCAGCAGTATCTCAATGATCCGAACAATATAAGCTTTTACTCCTATAATAATTCAGCTTTAAGTCTTTACCTCTGGCAGGCAAGAGCAAGAGATCAAGAAAAACACAGTGTCTATCAAAGAAATCAAAGATTCTTAGGTTTAGCTGCTGTACTGGGTTATGGCTTTCATCTATTAGATGTATATTATATTCATGCAGATGTAGGTTTAGATACTATAAAAACATTAGAGACATCTAAGCCGAATGTATTATATTCTATACGCTTTTCTTACTCCTTTTAAAAACAGGACTTGATTCTTTTATATTTTATGATAGACTTAAAGTATGAAACGGTATGTTACATATATGCTAATAAGCTTTATGTTTCTTTCTTGTTCTCAATCTTTCAAGAAAGGAGTACCCCTATTATCTTTACTTTCCGGTAACGAAGAATTAATTAATACTTCAACAGGAGTTGGTACGGGAACTGCTACAGGAAGTTCTACCGGAACCGGTATAGCAACGGGTACCGGGACAGGTTCCGGAACTACAACCGGTTCAGGTACAGGTACCGGAACAACAACAGGTACCGGAACGGGAACAACAAGCAATCCGGAAATCGATGTACTCATTTCTTCTGTATCTTATGCTTCCGGTTCAAATTATAGCTTTGGTACTATCCTCAGAGGAAGTACTTCTGCAAGTATTACATTTACTATATCGAATACCGGAATGGCCGATTTAACTTTAAGTGCTGCACTTAGTTTGAGTGGTGCAAATCCCGGAGACTTCATCCTGACTCAGCCCGGAGTTAGCAATATAACCGCTTCTTCTACAACTACATTCACTCTGCAATTTGTTCCGCAGGGCATAGGGCAGAGAACGGCAAGTTTGAGTATCAGTAATAATGATGCGGATGAAGGAACGTATATAATAAACTTAAGTGCTATAGGCTCCGGTAAATATATCTTTGTAAGCTCCGGAACTTATAACGGAAACTTAAAAGGAACCTTTGCAAATGGAATAGCCGGTGCGGATAATATTTGCTCGAATGAAAAGAATGCTAACTTTGCCAGTCTTCCCGGACTCGGAACTGACTATAAGGCTTTACTGGTCGATGATACCAATCGGGTAGCCTGCACTACGCCAAATTGTGGAGGAGGGGTTGCCGAACATATAGATTGGATTTTACAGGCTAACACCTATTACGTGAAAGACAATGGAGGAGTTCCCGTACAATTATTCCTGAGCGATAGTAAAGGCCTTTTTACAAGTTTAGATACTGCCTTTGATAGCACAGCCGGAAAGCTCTGGTGGACAGGTTTAAACTCCGATTGGAAAACCGATATTGCAACCTATTGTGATACATGGAAAGATGGTACTGCCTTTTTTTCAGGGATTACCGGTAAGTCTAATGTAATAAACCTGACTAGTATTAATGATGGAAATGCCTTCGGAGAAGCCTGCAATACATCCAAATATATCCTCTGTGTGCAACAATGATCAGGTTTCAATGATTCCGCATTTGATAGCATATTTAACCAGGTCTGTTGCTTTATGAATGTCTAACTTTTTCATAATATTGGCCCGGTGTACCTTAACGGTTCTTGGAGAAATCCAGAGTTTTTCTCCAATTTCTACGTAAGACTTACCTTCTGCTATGAGTTTTAAGATTTCTCTTTCCCGGTTGGTAAGCACAGCAAAAGCGTCCTGTATGGGTTTTGAACCTGCTGTTCCTTTAATACCGCTGACGAGTTGTTTGGCAATTCTCGGACTGAGGTAGATTTCATTTTTCATAACAGCTTCTACAGCTCGTAGCAGATCGTTACCTGCATCGTCCTTCAGGACATAACCATTAACTCCGTATTTCATTAGTTGTTCCACATATTCTCGGTTATCATGCCTGGATAGAATGATGATTCTTATATCTTCGTGGTATTTTTTTACTTTGCGGGCTACTTCAACCCCGTTCATTTCAGGCATGGAAATGTCTAAGATTACAATCACAGGTTTTAAGCGTTCGATTTCTTCGAAGGCGGTAGCTCCATCTCCACATTCTCCTATGACCTTGCAGGCCGGATTGGCCGCGAGAATTAATTTTAAACCTTCACGTAGTATCGCGTGGTCATCAGCGAGATAAATACTAATTGCTTCCATTATTCTTTCTCCAGTGGAATTTGAATTTCATAGGCTGTGCCTTTTCCCGGCACCGAATTAATAACGAGGTTTCCATCCAGATCATCAATTCTTCGGCGGATATTTTCTAAGCCAAAACTATCTTTTTTTAATCGAGCTTTACTTTCATCAAAACCAATTCCGTCGTCCTTAATCATGAGGTGTATAATATTCTTCTTATGATTGAGGTTTAAAACTACTTTAGTGGCATTTGCATGTTTTACAATATTCGTTATAACTTCCTGTATAATGCGGAACAGGTTTACTTCAATTATCATAGGAAGTTTTTCTGAAAGGTGAATGTTAAGACTTGCATTTGTATTTTTAAGTTCAAGAAAATCCCTAACAAAAGAACGGATAGCAGTTTCCAGGCCTAATTCTGAAAGCGTAGAAGGGTATAAGTCCTTATAGATTTCTCTTAGCTCCTGGCTTGCTCTATCGATTAAAGACATGCCTGTTTGAAATCTATCTTTAAACTTAATGGGATCATTTTGATAGGAAATAAAATTTAGTTTAGCTGCAAGGACAATCTGACCGACTCCATCGTGAAGTTCTCTTGCCAGTCTCTGCCTTTCTTTTTCCTGTAGTTCTAAAAGCCTTGAATGCAGGTTGCTGACTTTTTTTTGAAGCTTTTTTGTTTCTGTAATATCTTTTAAGATAATCCCGGTATTGCCGGAGAACAAAAACATGGTATAACCGAAAATCTTAGTACCGGTTTTAAACTCACAGTTTTGAACCCTTTCCGTTCTGGACATCTGCACGTTGCGCAAAAATTTTTCTTTTTCTGCTCGATTTAAACGTACTACATCAAAAAAACGGGAACCTTCTACCTTATGGGTTTTGCAGTAGGGGAATTGATCAATGAAAGGTTCGTTTACATAAAGAATTCGGTTGTGTTCATCAAGGGTAACCAGTGGAGAAATGCTCGATAGCAATTCTTCGAAGTATTCTGAATCCGGAAGATCTTTCTGATAAAGGTTCATTTCTTATCCATAGTAATCTTTTTAAGGGAGGTTAAATTCCACTTTTGATTGCAAAATTATTTCGTCTAAAATATTTTTTAAAAATCCCATTTTAATAGATTCTCTGAATCTTTGAATGAGGATTGGAATATTTATTACTTCTTCTATACATGACATGTAAGTGTGGACTAAGGTATCTATAGGATATTTCTTCTTTGCAGTTGATTCAATTTTGTTTAATAAGTAGTTTGGAGCCTCTGTTGATTTAATAACAAAAGTAACTGGATAGCGCTCGATCTTATCTATATCGAGAAAATATTTTGTTGTATCTAATGTTTCTGTTACTTGAAAAAATCTACCAAGAGGCTTCATTACAAAGTCTATTCCACCATCATTGGCATTTGTTCTGCCTGTTTTATAAAGCTTTAAATTGTCTTTTTGAATTTTCTCTATTTCAAATCCCCAATAGATTTCTTGATTAAAATAATAATATTTTAATATGGAATAGCTAATTATTTCAAATAATCTTGCGTCTACATTAGGTGCGAGTAGAGAGATAATAAAGTTTTTAACATCTTCATCATCCGATTCAATCGCTAATTTTAAATTTTCACAATCTCTAATAAATTTTTCAAAGGAGTCTTTTTTAGTTTTAATGTATTCATCTATTATTTCTATAATAACAGAGCATAAATTATATTTTTTATTTTTTATTTTTACCTTTATAAGGTTTTCATTAATCCAATATCGATTAGACTCTACATTTCTGATTATAGGAATAAATGCATTTGTAGGAAAATATTTTTTAAACTCTTCATTTAGTCTATGATTTAGTGCGTGATTTTGTAACTTTGCGCCAAATGGAAGTTCTCTTTGCCGCTGTAATAACTCTGAAAAAATAGCTCCTTCATATGTAGAATATTTTTGATTCTGAAGAAAGTTTTTATTTTTATAATCTTCTAATAAAACGTAAATGGCGTAGAGATTTGCGAAACTTCCCCTGGATTTAGAGCCACTATTTGCAGAGCGGGTTTTAATATTTACATATTTTAGAAGATCGTTAAGTTCAAAAATAACATCAGCTTCCTTGCCAAAACTGTTTTGTAAAATTTCTTTGATTTTATTCGTAAAATCATTCATGTTAAATTAAAAAGGCTTCGTTCGGAATTATTTATATTTTTTATTTCAAAAGATTTTTTCTGTCGTTCTAATTTTTCTCCATTATAATGTTCTAAAATGTTAAGTCGCCTTAAACCAATTTTTACGTAATCCGTATCTATTTCAATACCTATA from Leptospiraceae bacterium carries:
- a CDS encoding response regulator transcription factor; this translates as MEAISIYLADDHAILREGLKLILAANPACKVIGECGDGATAFEEIERLKPVIVILDISMPEMNGVEVARKVKKYHEDIRIIILSRHDNREYVEQLMKYGVNGYVLKDDAGNDLLRAVEAVMKNEIYLSPRIAKQLVSGIKGTAGSKPIQDAFAVLTNREREILKLIAEGKSYVEIGEKLWISPRTVKVHRANIMKKLDIHKATDLVKYAIKCGIIET
- a CDS encoding DUF1554 domain-containing protein; protein product: MKRYVTYMLISFMFLSCSQSFKKGVPLLSLLSGNEELINTSTGVGTGTATGSSTGTGIATGTGTGSGTTTGSGTGTGTTTGTGTGTTSNPEIDVLISSVSYASGSNYSFGTILRGSTSASITFTISNTGMADLTLSAALSLSGANPGDFILTQPGVSNITASSTTTFTLQFVPQGIGQRTASLSISNNDADEGTYIINLSAIGSGKYIFVSSGTYNGNLKGTFANGIAGADNICSNEKNANFASLPGLGTDYKALLVDDTNRVACTTPNCGGGVAEHIDWILQANTYYVKDNGGVPVQLFLSDSKGLFTSLDTAFDSTAGKLWWTGLNSDWKTDIATYCDTWKDGTAFFSGITGKSNVINLTSINDGNAFGEACNTSKYILCVQQ
- a CDS encoding HAMP domain-containing protein; amino-acid sequence: MFHETLPFSHIDKGLDGNKLRASISHIQDSFIQQVILFYPEGKKNVSYNQNIQLLIKELERMQIRYKFVSSSFILQKKFRYYAGFKKYFLNILENGNCLIWYPSLIEKDMCSFFASLLASRKDRELNALQCLQLVRGNYGSVEEEKLVNEYIYYLKPDTKPSSEILKEELIDVKQLSDRTHIVDENPISEKIQTFKPSKLSIRVKLLSIISAILSTSLLIIIILATFLFKNNSEILIQEYNLSLARLTGLQVETGLHNTLDRTEALISLLADVNFRTKESEKLVARFYQRYPNYIYLSIWNPAIGLEKRQVFYSNLIIKQDLERIKKNEAMIYKENSGMIERALQGEKVLVNVSPLLESPILALFMPYRNNIVLLLIDSKEITDIFRSSLKTEMFELSLLSPEGNILAHSNAAEVLAAANKQDKPIVQNMMQSGANNGSQKYTYSGVEYLGSFYILKFSQLGVISSIRSDKVFEAVYKIQRQNFIITIIVLTLSFLIIYFFAKTITIPIIRLVDATEEIEKENFQVSIQPSSRDEIGVLTHAFSKMAKGLAEREKIKNTFGKFVNKEIAEQALHGEIRLGGTKKICAVLFSDLRGFTAMSEGLKPEEVVQYLNEYFTEMVECVYHTKGIVDKFIGDAIMAHWGALYSDKNDTLNAVTASLMMRKALIDFNKKSEASRRPYLRFGCGINTGPLIAGQIGSEKKLEYTVIGDTVNLASRIEYLNKEFGTDILISENAYEQVKDYFHFVEMDPIKIRGKSKLQATYAVLGFKEDMSAPANLQELRKLLGIPDTGV
- the lepA gene encoding elongation factor 4, which gives rise to MKDRLTRIRNFSIIAHIDHGKSTLADRILEIALVTNDRTKKNQILDSMDIERERGITIKANNASFEFKSRDGETYLFNLIDTPGHVDFNYEVSRSLKACEGVLLIVDASQGVEAQTLANLYLAMELDLKIIPVINKIDLPSADVPKAKKLIEDTLGLDPEEAIPISAKTGENVMEVLEAIVQHIPPPKGNTEAPLKALVYDSFFDNYMGVVTKVRIFDGKIKKGDRIIFMSNDKDFIVTETGINRIVLTTTPELCAGDVGYVVAGIKKVSDARTGDTITAYSKKTSEPVKGFKDVKPMVFSGLFPIYGEQFDELAEAIEKLKLNDAALVFEKENSTALGFGFRVGYLGLLHMEIVQERLEREFNLDLLTTAPSVKYRLTAKTGEVYEIDNPSKFPDPFTLEVTEEPFVKATIISPVRYVGNIMSLVVEKRGFQGETVYLDEDKVQLTYEIPLAELIFEFFDKLKSYTQGYASLDYEPIGYRQSKLVKLDILVNSEPVDALSIIVHRTKAEQRGRSIIEKLKDLIPRHQFVIPIQAAIGGKIIARENISAIRKNVTAKCYGGDITRKKKLLEKQKEGKKRMKQFGSVEIPQEAFLAVLKAD
- a CDS encoding sensor histidine kinase, whose protein sequence is MNLYQKDLPDSEYFEELLSSISPLVTLDEHNRILYVNEPFIDQFPYCKTHKVEGSRFFDVVRLNRAEKEKFLRNVQMSRTERVQNCEFKTGTKIFGYTMFLFSGNTGIILKDITETKKLQKKVSNLHSRLLELQEKERQRLARELHDGVGQIVLAAKLNFISYQNDPIKFKDRFQTGMSLIDRASQELREIYKDLYPSTLSELGLETAIRSFVRDFLELKNTNASLNIHLSEKLPMIIEVNLFRIIQEVITNIVKHANATKVVLNLNHKKNIIHLMIKDDGIGFDESKARLKKDSFGLENIRRRIDDLDGNLVINSVPGKGTAYEIQIPLEKE
- a CDS encoding FecR domain-containing protein; amino-acid sequence: MKTWNKTDSIVLSICLLILGIAFYFLYLESRPGDRRQGKVVGEISFKYRVAQRKLSNSMIWNDVEQNFPAYNYDSIRTDKKSEAIIRIKDKTTKIELDPNSMFLIIVEDDRVIFDLKQGSFYIKNTGKNRVEKLSVRTGDYLGNLQEGEFRIHHNEERTIFHALQGILEFFIDGQKGTVQKGETYEIRNKQISKLEHSIELKIPFDNARFFYDNNSQEVSFSWNAGNADQECVFILSEDRDFSKIIHKEISKNTSFRVSLTEGIYYWKVIYKDGGQGSMVHKLRLIQKPVVELLSPKNKEKFFFFEDKASVYFHWLPSKLYTYHILEISKNINFDIIEKKVKLERDSIRIFLSEGEYFWRLNSYGNFKEIETKSGIQNFQVIQQKPYKPILLSPAQNAFIQQEKIKKGLQFIWKTPGNTGHYNFYLSSDASFNSLIFKEENIKTNYIKYQGKLEEGVYYWKVKLQTQEAPEASTQFSVFTEKEKWQEEKNESRKISYKKRLKNLSLKANKEVFPTSNTNTQFPVREPFPAASKEVEVVKKEIRKNQKPLIIYPKHKSTVDMNNMETLPLRWTMDKEVKLYKVKLYQLKGGKKVIFQKEIKSNTVNITDLSILDVGEFLFELSAVFENEEQSSESIFKISLNEQPEAPSGVNSGKKSQ